Part of the Salinigranum rubrum genome is shown below.
GTCGTCGTAGTCGACCAGCCCCCGGTCGCGGAGGTGGTGGAGACAGGCGCCCGCGTAGGGCTTCGTACACGAGAAGAGCAGGTGCTTCTGCGCGGTGGTCGTCTCCCTCCCCTCGGGACCGATGACGCCGCCGGCGACGTCGAGGACGGGGGTGGTCCCGTCGTACACCGCCAACTGGGCCCCGTGGTGGAGGCCCGCGTCGAGGTGGGCGTCGAACAACTGGCGGACGCGCTCGAGGCCGCTCGCGTCGAACGGGCTGGGTGACATGTCGTGGCAGACAGGGGAGGAAGTGAAATACGTTGGGGAGACTCGGTGGGGTAGCGTGTGGACGTAGTACTCGGGGGTGCATTGGGAGTCGTGAGGAACGGGGTTGGCAGTACGAGGACCGCACGGCTTTCCTTCTAAACGGGCCTGTTTCGTCGACGAACCTTCGCCGAAGCCCCGAGTAGTCTATCCACTGTCTCGACCGAGACGGACCGAAGAGCGCACGGTCGCTTTTCACCGCCGAACGCGTACGCTCGATATGGACCGCCTGTTCGCCGCTCTCCCCGACCGCGTGGTCGCCGTCGACGCCGACGCCGACGGAGCCGAGGTCCGCCGCGAGACCACACCGACTCCGGACGCCTCGCTCCAGTGCGTCGCCGCCTCGCCTCTCGACCCCGACATCGTCTGCTGTGGCACCGCCGACGACGGCCTCTTTCGCTCCGAGGACGCGGGCGCAACGTGGCACTCGGTGGAGGGCATCGACCACGCTCGGGTGACGAGCGTCGCCTGCGTGCCGTCCGAACACGGCTCCACGGCCGTCACCTGGTGGGCCGGCACCGAACCGAGCCGGGTGTACCGCTCCGCCGACGCGCTCGCGTGGACCGCCTGCGACGGCCTCACCGACCTCCCCTCCTCGTCGTCGTGGGCGTTCCCGCCCCGCCCGCACACCCACCACGTCCGGTGGATTCAGGCCGACGCTCACGATTCGGATCACCTCTACGTCGCCGTGGAGGCCGGCGCGCTCGTCCGGACCCACGACGGCGGCGAGACGTGGGAAGACCGCGTCGAGGGGTCGCGGCGCGACACGCACTCGATGACAGTCCACTCCGACGCCCCGGGTCGCGCCTACTGCGCCGCGGGCGACGGCTACGCCGAGACGGAAGACGGCGGGGAGACGTGGACCCACCCACAGGCGGGACTCGACCACCGCTACTGCTGGAGCGTCGTCGTCGACCCGGCGGACCCCGACCACCGACTGCTCTCCGCGGCCAGCGGCGCGATGCGCGCTCACCGGGCGGGGTCGGCCGACACGTACGTCTACCGGAAGCAGGGGGAGGACCCGTGGGAGCGCGTCGACGGTCTGCCGACGGGGGACGGGGTGACGCGGTACGTCCTCGCCGTCGGAGACGAGGGGTTCTACGCGCTGTCGAACGCGGGGCTGTTTCGCTCTCCCGACGGTGGAGACGAACCGTGGGACCGACTCCCGCTCGCCGTCGACGACGACGCCACCGTCGCGGGTCTCGTCGCTATCTGACGGCGGGACTGCGTCGACACCCCTCCCCGTGTCTCAGTCGTCCCCGCCGACGAGCGGCCGCGGGAGAAGGTGGTCGAAGTGCCGTCGGACGGCGTACTCCGCGCCGCCGAGGGCGACTATGGCGGGCAGGACGACGAACCAGACGACGAGGTAGAAGGGGGTGACGCTGTCGACCGGGGCGGCGAAGACGTCGGTCCGGACGGCGTTTCCGGTGAGGAGAGCGACCCCGAGGACGGGGGTGACGAGACCGAACCGAAGCACGAGGAGCGTCGGGACGACGCCGAGTGCGACCATCCCCACGGCTCCCCACGCGAGCCAGAGGCCGAGGGCATCGACGACGGCCTCGTACTGGTCACGAACGACCCACAGCACGAGGGTCGCGTGTCCGACACCGACGACTCCCGAACAAAGGAGGGCGGCGCGGGAGAACCGCGTCACGGTCGCTCGTCGGTTTCGGAGAGCGGACTCGACCGCACCGACGACGCCGCACCCGGCGGCGAGCATCGAGGCGGCGATTCCGATTCGAGGGAGCGAGTCCAGCGTCGGCGGTACCGCGAACGGGAGGAGCACGAGGCCGCCGACCGCGACGAGGACGCCGAGACGGAGACGACGGTCGACGCCGACAGCGACTCCTGCGCCGAGCGCCGCGAGCGGGAGCAGGTACAGGAGGCCGAGCGCGACGAGCGCGGCGGTAAGCGAGTCGTCGCCGAGACCCGTGATCCCGAACGGATAGAGGTAGGCCGCGTACGCGACCGGGAGGAGCGTCGCCGCGACCGGGGGACGACGGACCGTCTCGGCGAGCGGGCGATCACCAGCGGGGACCATGACGGGTGGGTCGGTCGACGACGAGAAAACCGTTGTGTCCGAATCGGTCGTTTCGAGAAGATATTTACTCGCGCTCCCGATAGGGTGAGTCGATGTACGACTTCGTCGTGGTGGGTGTCGGCCCCGCCGGTGCCCGGTTCGCACGCCGGGCCGCCGAGGCCGGCTACGACGTCCTCGCGCTGGAGAAGGGGGAGGTGGGGACGCCGTTGGCGTGCTCCGGGCACGTCTCGACCGACATCTGGGACTACCTCCCGCCGAAAGCCAAGGAGCAACTGTTCCAGAACCGCATCTACGGCGCGGACTTCCACGTCGGCGGTCCCGCGAGCGGCGCGCGCCGCTTCTACAAGCGCGAGGAGATATCGAACGTCATCGACCGCGTTCAGTTGGACCGGACGCTCGCGGACCTCGCCCGCGAGGCCGGCGCCGACGTCCGCGAACACCACACCGTGACGGGCGTCGACGAGCGCGAGGACCGCGTGGTGCTCACGGTCAAACACGGGGACTCGACCGAAGACGTCGAGGCGAAGATGGTCGCCGGCTGTGACGGTCCCGTCTCGCGGGTCCGCCGCTCGCTCGGCCTGCCCGAACCGGGCGAGACGCTCCACGGCGTCCTCGCCTTCTCGGACGAGGTGGACCACGGCGACTACGTCGACGTCCACCTCACCGTCCCGCGCTTCTTCGCGTGGCGCATCCCCCGGGGCGAGGCGGGCGTCGAGTACGGCCTCGCCGCCCCGCCGGGCGCGTCGGTCAACGAGATGTTCGACGTTCTGACCCGCGAGTACGACGTCGAGACCGACCACTTCTGTTCCGGCGCGATTCCCATCGGCCCCCCCGAGACGGTGACGACCGACCGCGCCTTCCTCATCGGAGACGCCGCCGCCCAGACCAAGCCGTTCACCGGCGGCGGCATCCTCTACGGAATGACCGCCGCCGACCACGCGGCTCGAGCCATCGACCCCGACGCACCCGCGACACTGGACGCGTACGAGGCCGCGTGGCGGTCGGACCTCGCCCGCGAGATTCGCCTCGGCCACTGGGTCCGGCGGTGTTACTCGCTCCCGGAACCGGTGCAGAAATTCGGCCTGCGGGCGCTCTCGGGGGAAATCGGCGTCCACATGGACCGGCCCACCTCGCTTTTCTCGAGAGAGGGGCTGAAGAAACTCGTGAGTCGGTGAGCGCACCCCAGCAGACGCATACGGACCGCTGTCACTGCGTCGCGGTCGGCCGTGCGACGGCGAACGTTGATTCAGGAGCGGCTGACCGCGGTCGGTTTCAGCGCATGAGTTCGAGCCCGATTGCCGATGCTGACTGAATCCACGCGTCCTCGCCCGCCCGGTCGTAAATGATGACATCTCCGTCCTCGAGTCTGAGGTCGGCGTAGCGCGCCCCGTCCGCGCCGTCGACCTCGCAGTCCCAGTCCTCTCCGCTGTCGTCCGTTCTGGTTGCCATCGTTTCGGTCACCTCTGTCTCACACGTCGCCTCGTCGACGGAAGAAGGATTTCCGAACTGTCGACCGGATTCGTCCCCACTGACACCACATTTCGACCGGGGACGGTTAGTCGACCTCTTCGTCCGCTGGATACTCCGGCAGTCGCCCCGACGGAACGCCCCCCTCGACGAACGGGAGGGTCGTGAGGTCGGCGTCGACCTCGTCGCCATCGACGCGGACGGTGAGACCATCGCCCGCACCCACCCGCTCGGGCAGGTCGTAGTCGACGAACGCCAGCGCGATGGGGCGTTCCAAGAGCGGGCTCTCGACGGCGCGCGTCACCTCGCCGACCGCCTCGTCGCCCGCGAACACGGCTGCCTCCCTGTCTGGCAGCGCTTCCGGGAGGAGGCCGACGAGTCGGTTGCTCGGCTGTCCCCGGTTCTCGACCTTCGAGACGACCTCCTGGCCGACGTAACAGCCCTTCTCGAAGTCGAGGGCGGAACGGACGCCGACGACGTTCGGAACTCTCCCCTCTAGCTCGGAATCGAACAGCGGCGTCCCCGCCTCGGTCGTGAGCGTATCCCACGTCCGGTAGCCGACGGGGATGGCGGCGTTACCGCGCGTGAGGAGCGTGTCGAACAGCCTCTCGGCCTGGTCGGCGGGGCAGACGACCTCGTATCCCTCTTCTCCGGTGGGAGCGTCGGTAGCGACGACGGTAACGCCGACGTCGGCCATCGATCCGCGGACGAACGAGAACGGCTCCTCCGGCGCGCCCGCGTGGTTGAGGACGGACGCGATTTTCTCGGTGGAGCGCGGCCCGTGGACGCCGAAGACGCCGAAGTCGCCCGAGGCGTCGCGCAACTGGACGTCCTGGATGAACACCTTCTCGCGCCAGTCCTCCAGGAGGGGTTGGATTCGCGACGGCGGCGTAAAGAGCAGGAGGCGCTCGCCCGCGTTGTAGACGAACAGTTCCGTCTCGATGCGGCCCTGCGGATCGAGGAGAAGCGCGTAACAGCCCTCCTCTTCCGAATCGGGAACGCGGTTCGAGACGGCGTTGTCGACGAAGTCGACGCGGTCGTCGCCCTCGACGACGAGCACGCCGTAGCCCATCTCGATGACGCCGACGCCGTTGCGCACCGCTCGGTGGGTGCGTTCGGGGCGGCCGTAGTGGTCGACGACGCTGACCCCGCCGCGCTCGGTGAAGACGGCACCGTGTGCCTCGTGGAGGTCGCCTACGAGCGTCATGTCTGTCGGGAGGGTCGCAGTCGGGAAAACGGTACGGACTTCGCGCTCGCGTCTATCGTCGCGTGCGTTCCCGTCCGCGGTCGGAGACCCGTCGCAGTCAGAAGCCGAGTCGGTCGCGGATCCTATCGAGCAGGCTCCCCTCGTCGTCGGGGGCCTCGCCGGGGTCGGGGACGACGCGCTCTGCGGGCATGATGCGCACGCGGTCGTCCTCGCCCTCGACAGTGATGAGCGAGTCGGACTTGAGACGGTCGAGCGCCTCGCCGATGGCGTCGATGTCGGCGTCGACGACGGCCCGCAGTTCGTAGACGGTCATGCCCTCCGAGGCCCGGTCGACGAGGGCATCGAGGATGGCGACGTCGATGTCCTTTCGCTTCCGGAACTCCCGCCGCGCTCTCATATCCGTTGCATCGAGCGCCGATGGTTTATACTGTTGGCTCCCCTCCCTCTCTCCCCGCGTTCGTCCGCACAACGGAGTCAGACGGCCGTCTGACGTCGGGGGTAGTTTTTTGCTGTCGACTCGGGAACAGTGTGACATAATGGGTCTCAGGTGCCTGCTCGGACACGACTTCGGCCCCTCGGGCGTCGTTCGCGAGCACGAAGAGGATGGGAGCGAGATGGTGGTGACCGAGCGCGAGATTCGGCGCTGCCGCCGGTGCGGCGAGGAACAGGTCCTCTCCGAGAGTACGGAGGTCAGAGCCATCCGGACGGAGGGAGAAGTCCGCTCGGAGCGGCGGGACGCCGACGCCGTCGCCCCCGCGAGCAGTACGCAGGGTGCGGACGTCGGCGACGAGTCGCCGCTGAACGCCGACGCCGCTGCGTCACCGGCCAGCGAGGGGATGGAGTCGGCGTCGACGCCGGACGCGACGGGGCTCCGAAACACCGCCGAGTCGGTCACCGAACCCGATGAGAGCAGCGTGGCGGCAGAGACGGTACCCGACGTCGGTCCGGAACTCGAAGAAGCGGACGACGCCGACTCGAACACGTCGCTCATCGAGCGCGCGGAGGCCGGGTTCGACGACGCCGACGACCCCGAGGAGGAGGACGCGGTCATCCTCGACGACGCCACGCCCGAACGCGAGCACGGAGCGTGGCCCGACAGCGGCGACGCGCCCGAACCGAGCGGGGCAGTCGGCGACGGTGGCACGGACCCCACCAGCGCCGACGGCGCGGGAGAGGACGCCGAAACCGACGACGACGCGGCCGACGACTCCCGTTCGCTCGCCGAGCGGGCGGCCGAAGAGGACGCCGAACTGATGGGCGGGAGCGACGCCAGCGCACCCGCCGCGAGCGAGCAGGCCGACGCGTCGGACTCGATGTCGGCGGCTTCGTCGTCGGCGTCGGGGGGCGCGTGGCCCTCCCACGAGGACGAGAACGAGGACGAGGGCTTCTCGGCCGACGCGGCGACGGCCGGCGGGCCGGGGCTGGCTTACGGCAACGAACTCACGCCCACGGCGACGAACGGGCAGAGTCGGAGCCACGCCGAGGACGACGCGTACGAGACGTCCTACCTCGACAACACCGTCGAGCAGCGCGAGGGCGACGGCACCATCGTCAGCGCGCGCGAGGACGACAGCCAGTCCCCGCGTCCCGGCGTCGAGACGGAGTACTACTGTCCGAACTGCGGACACACCCGACCGCTCGACTCGTCGATTCGGACGGGCGACATCTGCCCCGAGTGCCAGCAGGGGTACATCGCCGAGCGGGAGCGATGACCACCCTTTTCCCGCCGCGGGTGACGAAACAGGTAAACCGTCCCCTGTCAAACGACGGAGCATGAAAGAGTACAAGATGCGACGGGGCGAGACGCTCGAGGAGAACGCCCCGGACCTCAAAGCGACTATCGAGGAGTACTTCGGTCCCGTCACGGGCACCGACGAGTGGAACGGGAACGAACTGTACGTCGTCGACGAACCGGACAACCCGGTGTTCAAGCGCATCGTCGCCGGCGCGGCGAAGTACAGCGGCAAGAAGGACCAACTCGCCGTCCACTTCGAGGAACACGAGGCCGCAGCCATCCTCGAGAAGGGACTCGAAGACCACGCACAGGACGCCGTCTCCGCGAAGAACGAGTTCCTCCTCGAAGTGACGGGCCGCGACGCGAAGTCCCGCCGCGACTCGATGAAGCGCGCCGTCGAGGACGACGCCCCCGACTACTGACGCCGCACCTGCGTCCGGCGGCCCCGTGGGGGAGGCCACGGCGCCCCCGACTCATTAATTCGATTCCGAGTAAACGACCGAACTTTAAGTCGCCCGCGAACGTCGTCTCGAGTATGAGTCTCGACACCATCGTGCTGGCAGTGGGACCGAACGACGCGGATCGGTACGAACGACTCGCGGAGGAGACCATCGACCTCGGCGTGGGGGCGGATTCCCACGTCGTCCTCGCACACGTGTTCACCGACGAGGAGTACGCGTCTGCACTCGACAGGCTGGAGATCGATGCGACCGCGGAGGAGGCGACGCCCGGTGGGGTCGCCCGCCGGCACACGACGACGCGCGAACTCGGAAAACTGCTCGAGGAGGCCGGCATGGAGTACGAGGTGCGCGGCGGCGTCGGCGAGCACGGGAAGGAGATCGTCGCCATCGCGAAGGAGGTCGACGCCGACCTCGTCATCGTCGGTGGCCGGAAGCGTTCGCCCGCCGGCAAGGCCGTCTTCGGAAGCACGGCCCAGGAAGTGATGCTCGAAGCGCCCTGTCCGGTGACGTTCGTCCGCGCCGATACGAAGTGAGCGCGTGATCCGGTGACGTCGCGCTGTCGAGGCGGGCGCCGTGCCGAGGTTCGGACGACGACGGCTGGGTTGGCGACCCTCGATTCGCGGCGTCGATACGCGGAACCACCCTGATTAAGTGGTCGGCGCGTTCCACTGTGGACAATGACGTACTACGTCGGTGTCGACCTGGGGGCGACGAACGTCAGGGCTGTCGTCGCGGACGCCGAGGGGACCATCATCGGCAGCAGCAAACGTGGCACGCCGCGCGGCCCGACGGGAATCGCCATCACCGAAGCCGTGCTCGAGGTCACGCGCGCCGCCTGCGACGAGGCCGGTATCGACCCGGAGGCGGCCGTCGCGGCGGGCATCGGCTCTATCGGCCCGCTCGATCTCGCCGAGGGTGCCGTCGAGAACCCGGCGAACCTCCCCGACACCATCGACCGCATCCCGCTCACCGGTCCGCTCTCCGTCCTGCTCGACACCGACCGCGTCTTCTTGCACAACGACACGGCCGCGGGCGTCATCGGCGAGCGCTTCCACTCCGAGCGCAACCCCGACGACGTCGTCTACATCACCATCTCGACCGGCATCGGCGCCGGCGTCTGCATCGACGGCCACGTCGTCTCGGGGTGGGACGGCAACGCCGGCGAGGTCGGCCACATGACGGTCGACCCGCACGGCTTCATGACGTGTGGCTGTGGGCACGACGGTCACTGGGAGGGCTACTGCTCGGGCAAGAACATCCCGCGCTACGCCTACGAACTGTTCCAGGAGGACGCCAGCGTCGAGACCGACCTCCCCGTCGACGACCCCGATTTCTCCGCCGCCGACGTCTTCGAACACGCCGGCGAGGACGAGTTCGCCGACTACGTCATCGACCAGCTCTGCCACTGGAACGCGATGGGCGTCGCCAACGTCATCCACGCGTACGCCCCCATCGTCATCTACATCGGCGGCGCCGTCGCGCTCCGAAACCCCGACCACGTCGTCGACCCCATCCGCGAGCGCGTCGACGACATGGTGATGGTCAACGTCCCCGACATCCAACTCACGGCGCTGGGCGACGAAGTCGTGGTGAAGGGGGCCGTCGCGAGCGCGATGACCGGAGGAACGGGTGACCGTGCCAGACTGTAGGTCTGGCAGCGTCGCGCGTGGCTTCGCAGGTGGGACCGGCGACCGGGCTCGTCTGTAGGACGAGCCACCTCGCCGGGCGCACCGAAGGAGGTACAGGCGACCGAGCGCGGCTGTGAGGCCGCGCTGATTTCGACTGAAGCCCCGCAGGCGGTACGGTGACCCCACCGGGCTGTAACGGACGTCGCCTCCCGCAGGACGGCTTATCCGCTTCCAGCCCCAACGCCGGCCCATGCGCAGGCGTAGCGTCCTCCGGGGAACCGCGGCGCTCGTCGGGGCGTCGGCGCTCGCCTCCTCCGCACGCGCCCACGAGGGCGAGGGGAGCGACGGGACCGTCTCGGGCGGGTCGAGCGACCGGTACGCGCCCCTCGGATACGTCGACGTTCCCGGCGCAAACGAAGCGGTCGTCGGCGACGAGGAGACGGTGTACGTCGCGACCGGCGACGGCTACGCGACTGTCGACGTGAGCGATCCGACCGCTCCGCGGGTGCTGGCGCGGCGGACGGGACTTCGGAGCGACGCGGAGAACGGCCCGCTCGTGAACGTTCAGGACGTGAAAGTCGACGGCGAGACGCTCATCGTCGCGGGGCCGGCCCACCCGCGGCGGAACGCCCTCTCGGGCTTCGTCGTCGTCGACGTCTCCGACCCCACCTCCCCCACCGAACGCGGCTTCTTCGAGACCGACTACCCCATCCACAACTGCGACGTCGCCGACGGCCGGGCGTACCTCACCGGGAACGACGGCTCACGAAACCCCCTCGTCGTCGTCGACGTCTCCGACCCCACCGACCCCGTCGAACTCGGTCGGTGGTCCCTCCTCGACGCCGACGCCCGGTGGGAGAGCGTGAACGCGAACCGTCGGTCGCTCCACGACGTGACGGTCCGCGACGGCGTCGCCGTCTGTGCGCTGTGGGACGCCGGCACCTGGCTGGTCGACGTCGCCGACCCGACGGCGATGACCGCGCTGGGGAGCGTCGATGCGCCCGCCCCCGACCAACTCGATGCGGGCCCCCGACCGGCCCTCACGCCCCCGGGGAATCACCACTACGCGACGCGTTCGGGCGACCTCCTCGCCGTCGGAAAGGAGTCGTTCGGCGTCCGCATCGACGAGGACGGCGACGGGCGCTCGGATTCCCTCGTCGGCGGACCGAGCGGCGTCGACCTCTGGGACGTCTCGGACCTCGAAGCCCCCGAGCGACTGTCGACCGTTCCCCCGCCCGTCAGCGACGACTCCACCCTCGGGGGAACGTGGACGACGGCGCACAACCTCGACATCGAGAACGAGACGCTCTACACGTCGTGGTACCGTGGCGGCGTGAAGCGACACGACGTCTCCAACCCGCTCACTCCCACCGAAGAGTCGTGGTGGCTCGCGCCCGACGAGACGAGCTTCTGGACGGCACGGGCAGTCACGACCGGATTCTTCGTCGCGTCGAGCCGCGGGGTCGAGGACGTCCCCGGCCGGCTCTACACGTTCCCCGACCGACCCGGTGAGGGGTCGTCGGGGGCCGCGCTCGGGTCGGACGACAGCACGACCGAGGCGACGGCGACGGACACCGCGTCGACGCGGGCCGACCGGACAGACCCGACGAATGCGACGGACGCGAGCGGTGGGGACACCGGACCGGAGTCGACCGTCTCCGCTCCCGGGTTCGGCGTCGGAGCGGGACTAGCGGCGCTGGCTGGTGGTGCTTGGTGGCTGCGGCGACACACGGACGACTGAGCCGGGCGCGTCGCGGTCCTCGACTGAGCGCCCCGTCCTCGCCCGTCTTCACTCCAGAGCGATTCCTTCCCCTCGTGCGTGCTATTGAGCCGTCGTGTCCGATACGACCCCGTCCTCGTAAATATTTCAACTCATAGTCAGTTCTTTACTCCCGTGCCCGGAACAGCCACACGAATGAGGCGACTCATCACCCTCTTACTGACGCTCAGTCTCGTCACGGCCGGCGTGGTCCCGGTCGTGGGGACTGTCGGCGCAACGACCCCACAGACGGCATCCGACCCCGCGTCGCCGGACGTCTC
Proteins encoded:
- the ygfZ gene encoding CAF17-like 4Fe-4S cluster assembly/insertion protein YgfZ, giving the protein MTLVGDLHEAHGAVFTERGGVSVVDHYGRPERTHRAVRNGVGVIEMGYGVLVVEGDDRVDFVDNAVSNRVPDSEEEGCYALLLDPQGRIETELFVYNAGERLLLFTPPSRIQPLLEDWREKVFIQDVQLRDASGDFGVFGVHGPRSTEKIASVLNHAGAPEEPFSFVRGSMADVGVTVVATDAPTGEEGYEVVCPADQAERLFDTLLTRGNAAIPVGYRTWDTLTTEAGTPLFDSELEGRVPNVVGVRSALDFEKGCYVGQEVVSKVENRGQPSNRLVGLLPEALPDREAAVFAGDEAVGEVTRAVESPLLERPIALAFVDYDLPERVGAGDGLTVRVDGDEVDADLTTLPFVEGGVPSGRLPEYPADEEVD
- a CDS encoding DUF6432 family protein: MRARREFRKRKDIDVAILDALVDRASEGMTVYELRAVVDADIDAIGEALDRLKSDSLITVEGEDDRVRIMPAERVVPDPGEAPDDEGSLLDRIRDRLGF
- a CDS encoding DUF5611 family protein, which translates into the protein MKEYKMRRGETLEENAPDLKATIEEYFGPVTGTDEWNGNELYVVDEPDNPVFKRIVAGAAKYSGKKDQLAVHFEEHEAAAILEKGLEDHAQDAVSAKNEFLLEVTGRDAKSRRDSMKRAVEDDAPDY
- a CDS encoding DUF7093 family protein codes for the protein MGLRCLLGHDFGPSGVVREHEEDGSEMVVTEREIRRCRRCGEEQVLSESTEVRAIRTEGEVRSERRDADAVAPASSTQGADVGDESPLNADAAASPASEGMESASTPDATGLRNTAESVTEPDESSVAAETVPDVGPELEEADDADSNTSLIERAEAGFDDADDPEEEDAVILDDATPEREHGAWPDSGDAPEPSGAVGDGGTDPTSADGAGEDAETDDDAADDSRSLAERAAEEDAELMGGSDASAPAASEQADASDSMSAASSSASGGAWPSHEDENEDEGFSADAATAGGPGLAYGNELTPTATNGQSRSHAEDDAYETSYLDNTVEQREGDGTIVSAREDDSQSPRPGVETEYYCPNCGHTRPLDSSIRTGDICPECQQGYIAERER
- a CDS encoding LVIVD repeat-containing protein; translated protein: MRRRSVLRGTAALVGASALASSARAHEGEGSDGTVSGGSSDRYAPLGYVDVPGANEAVVGDEETVYVATGDGYATVDVSDPTAPRVLARRTGLRSDAENGPLVNVQDVKVDGETLIVAGPAHPRRNALSGFVVVDVSDPTSPTERGFFETDYPIHNCDVADGRAYLTGNDGSRNPLVVVDVSDPTDPVELGRWSLLDADARWESVNANRRSLHDVTVRDGVAVCALWDAGTWLVDVADPTAMTALGSVDAPAPDQLDAGPRPALTPPGNHHYATRSGDLLAVGKESFGVRIDEDGDGRSDSLVGGPSGVDLWDVSDLEAPERLSTVPPPVSDDSTLGGTWTTAHNLDIENETLYTSWYRGGVKRHDVSNPLTPTEESWWLAPDETSFWTARAVTTGFFVASSRGVEDVPGRLYTFPDRPGEGSSGAALGSDDSTTEATATDTASTRADRTDPTNATDASGGDTGPESTVSAPGFGVGAGLAALAGGAWWLRRHTDD
- a CDS encoding WD40/YVTN/BNR-like repeat-containing protein, giving the protein MDRLFAALPDRVVAVDADADGAEVRRETTPTPDASLQCVAASPLDPDIVCCGTADDGLFRSEDAGATWHSVEGIDHARVTSVACVPSEHGSTAVTWWAGTEPSRVYRSADALAWTACDGLTDLPSSSSWAFPPRPHTHHVRWIQADAHDSDHLYVAVEAGALVRTHDGGETWEDRVEGSRRDTHSMTVHSDAPGRAYCAAGDGYAETEDGGETWTHPQAGLDHRYCWSVVVDPADPDHRLLSAASGAMRAHRAGSADTYVYRKQGEDPWERVDGLPTGDGVTRYVLAVGDEGFYALSNAGLFRSPDGGDEPWDRLPLAVDDDATVAGLVAI
- a CDS encoding geranylgeranyl reductase family protein: MYDFVVVGVGPAGARFARRAAEAGYDVLALEKGEVGTPLACSGHVSTDIWDYLPPKAKEQLFQNRIYGADFHVGGPASGARRFYKREEISNVIDRVQLDRTLADLAREAGADVREHHTVTGVDEREDRVVLTVKHGDSTEDVEAKMVAGCDGPVSRVRRSLGLPEPGETLHGVLAFSDEVDHGDYVDVHLTVPRFFAWRIPRGEAGVEYGLAAPPGASVNEMFDVLTREYDVETDHFCSGAIPIGPPETVTTDRAFLIGDAAAQTKPFTGGGILYGMTAADHAARAIDPDAPATLDAYEAAWRSDLAREIRLGHWVRRCYSLPEPVQKFGLRALSGEIGVHMDRPTSLFSREGLKKLVSR
- a CDS encoding universal stress protein codes for the protein MSLDTIVLAVGPNDADRYERLAEETIDLGVGADSHVVLAHVFTDEEYASALDRLEIDATAEEATPGGVARRHTTTRELGKLLEEAGMEYEVRGGVGEHGKEIVAIAKEVDADLVIVGGRKRSPAGKAVFGSTAQEVMLEAPCPVTFVRADTK
- a CDS encoding ROK family protein, with the protein product MTYYVGVDLGATNVRAVVADAEGTIIGSSKRGTPRGPTGIAITEAVLEVTRAACDEAGIDPEAAVAAGIGSIGPLDLAEGAVENPANLPDTIDRIPLTGPLSVLLDTDRVFLHNDTAAGVIGERFHSERNPDDVVYITISTGIGAGVCIDGHVVSGWDGNAGEVGHMTVDPHGFMTCGCGHDGHWEGYCSGKNIPRYAYELFQEDASVETDLPVDDPDFSAADVFEHAGEDEFADYVIDQLCHWNAMGVANVIHAYAPIVIYIGGAVALRNPDHVVDPIRERVDDMVMVNVPDIQLTALGDEVVVKGAVASAMTGGTGDRARL